TAATGCCGTCTCTTAAATCTATCGATACCAGTTCTAAAGGAGAACCTTCTTTAAATTTTTCTTTTGCTCTTTCTAAAAAATTTAAAGATTTTAAAAGCAAGTTTTTCTGCCTGATAGTCGTAATACCGACGTCGTCTTTAACGCCGCTTTCAGACTTTATGATAATATCATACAGAGCCGTTTTCATCGACTCAAAACCTTCACCGGTCTTGGCGCTTATAAAAACAGGATTATTAGTAAACTTAAATTCCTTAATAATTTTATTTTCTACCGTTTTTAAGTTTTTAACAACTAAGGTATCTAATTTATTAACTACGGGAACAACGTTTTCTTTTTCTTCCAATATTTCCTTTAAAATTTCATTCTCCGTTAAATCGTTAACGTCGAAAACATATAAAACGGCATCGGCATTTTTAATCTGGCTGTAGCTGACTTTTATTCCCTCATATTCTATCTCATTCTCCGTTTCCCTTAATCCGGCAGTGTCTATAATTTTAACGGGTTTATTGGATAAAAAAAGATTTTCTTCGATATAATCCCTCGTAGTACCGGGAATATCCGAAACTATGGCTCTATTTTTATCTAAAAGTTTGTTTAATATACTAGACTTTCCTACATTGGGCTGTCCGGCTATTACTATGCTGAAACCTCTCTTGTTTAGCTCGTAATTCTCGTAAGATTCTATAAGCTCCAAGATTAATTCCGCCGACTCCTCTGCTTTTTTTAGAAAATCGGCATTAATATTTTCAAATTCCTCCTCCGGAAAATCTATCAACGCTTCAACGGAAGCAAGCATATAAAGATAATCTTCTTTAATTTTTTCAATTTTTTTTTCTAATAATCCGCTGAGTTCGTTGTTTGCGATAACTAAGGTTTTTAAAGAATTAGCTTTGATTATTTCCAGAATAGCTTCTGCTTTTACAAGGCTAATTTTATTGTTCAGATAGGCTCTTTTGGTAAATTCTCCGTTATATGCAAGCCTTGCGCCCGATTTTAATATTATTTCCAGTATATATTTGGTGTTAAATACTCCGCCGTGAGGATATATTTCAAACATATCTTCTCCGGTATACGAATTCGGACCTTTTATAAAAACGCATGCCGCTTCGTCGACAAAAGATTCGGTTTGAAAATCGAAAATGCGTCCTATATATAAAAAACGGGATTTTATATCGGATAAATCTTTGCGGTAAGGCCTGAAAATTTTTTTAAGTATATGCAGGCAGTCTGCGCCGGATGCCCTGATAATGCTGATTGCTCCTTCGCCTGAAGGAGAAGAAATAGCGCAAATAGTATCTATTTCATTTTTTAAAAAAGACATGACGCAGTAAAAATAAGGTTAAGCAAATTTTTTATTTATAATATACTGCTGGACAATGGTTAAAATATTATTGACAGTCCAGTATAAAAGAAGACCTGCGGGAAAATGAATAAAAATGAACGTAAAAACAATAGGAAGTATAAGCATAATTTTAGCCTGGGCGGGGTCGCCAACCATAGGATTCATTTTTTGCGAAATCAGCATGGATATGCCCATTAATATAGGCAGGATATAATAAGGATCCTGAACGGATAGATTATGTATCCAGAATATAAAAGGTGCGTTTCTGAGCTGTATCGATATTAAAAGCGCTTCATACAAACCGTAAAAAACAGGAATTTGCAACAGCATAGGAAGACATCCGCCGAAAGGATTTACCTTGCTTTCTTTATAAAGTTCCATAATTTTTTTGTTTAATTCGGCTTTGTTGTCTTTGTATTTCTCGCGCAGTTCGTTAATCTTAGGCGTTAATTTCTGCATCTGCTTCATAGATTTAAAACCTGTATAGGTAAGCGGATAAAACACTAACCTTATTACTAAAACGAGAAGTATAATAGCAACTCCATAATT
The DNA window shown above is from Candidatus Acidulodesulfobacterium acidiphilum and carries:
- the mnmE gene encoding tRNA uridine-5-carboxymethylaminomethyl(34) synthesis GTPase MnmE, which codes for MSFLKNEIDTICAISSPSGEGAISIIRASGADCLHILKKIFRPYRKDLSDIKSRFLYIGRIFDFQTESFVDEAACVFIKGPNSYTGEDMFEIYPHGGVFNTKYILEIILKSGARLAYNGEFTKRAYLNNKISLVKAEAILEIIKANSLKTLVIANNELSGLLEKKIEKIKEDYLYMLASVEALIDFPEEEFENINADFLKKAEESAELILELIESYENYELNKRGFSIVIAGQPNVGKSSILNKLLDKNRAIVSDIPGTTRDYIEENLFLSNKPVKIIDTAGLRETENEIEYEGIKVSYSQIKNADAVLYVFDVNDLTENEILKEILEEKENVVPVVNKLDTLVVKNLKTVENKIIKEFKFTNNPVFISAKTGEGFESMKTALYDIIIKSESGVKDDVGITTIRQKNLLLKSLNFLERAKEKFKEGSPLELVSIDLRDGIKSLDEIIGSVTNEDVLDVLFKEFCIGK